A genomic stretch from Nitrospira sp. includes:
- a CDS encoding TrbC family F-type conjugative pilus assembly protein, translating into MAQDIARYSRQALRHGRPQESPKEVRRDGVYLLLSFSLPNDTLKDYLREAKLLGAKVLLRGLVQDSFKVTQERIKHLLFTGDHPDDSLLVGIGIDPVIYRTVGAAEVPALVFVKDEKFLIASGGASVAHLLTLLSKEQAGVTPWIEWFERRHRGFLQGGPTEEAPPQVPTIGRSVKVQGDARGADIAERDMIDVMKERLAKADWPDIQRRSGDALKRQFAKGPGLALPHAEEARVVLVDPTVEYPEDIKDPTTNTVLIKSGTKINPFDKVRWIRTLVFFDGTSSSQVGWVQQYLKEHDPKFVKLIISDGDVQKVMEQLHQRVYWANPLLVSRMGVGAVPSIVSQLGRHLRVEEVAIHE; encoded by the coding sequence ATGGCGCAGGACATCGCAAGGTACTCGCGCCAAGCGTTGCGGCATGGGCGTCCTCAGGAGTCACCAAAAGAAGTGCGCCGCGACGGCGTCTACCTTCTACTCTCCTTCTCGTTACCGAACGACACCCTCAAAGACTACCTGCGAGAGGCGAAATTACTGGGCGCCAAGGTGCTCTTGCGTGGACTGGTGCAGGATTCGTTCAAGGTTACACAGGAGCGGATCAAGCATCTGCTCTTCACCGGGGATCATCCAGATGACTCACTGCTGGTTGGAATCGGGATTGATCCAGTCATTTACCGGACGGTTGGTGCGGCAGAAGTTCCGGCCCTGGTGTTTGTGAAAGACGAGAAATTCCTAATAGCGAGCGGAGGAGCTTCGGTCGCGCATCTCCTGACGTTGTTGTCGAAGGAACAGGCCGGTGTGACGCCATGGATCGAATGGTTCGAGCGCCGGCACCGAGGGTTTCTTCAGGGGGGGCCGACGGAAGAAGCTCCGCCACAGGTTCCGACCATTGGGCGGAGTGTGAAGGTGCAGGGCGACGCACGTGGAGCCGACATCGCGGAGCGGGACATGATCGATGTGATGAAGGAGCGGTTGGCGAAGGCGGATTGGCCGGATATTCAACGGCGGTCTGGCGACGCCCTCAAACGTCAGTTCGCAAAGGGCCCAGGGTTGGCCCTTCCGCATGCCGAAGAAGCGAGGGTCGTGCTCGTTGATCCAACGGTCGAGTATCCCGAGGATATTAAGGACCCCACGACGAACACGGTGTTGATCAAGTCCGGCACCAAAATTAATCCCTTCGACAAGGTACGGTGGATTCGAACTCTGGTGTTTTTCGATGGCACCAGTTCCTCGCAGGTAGGTTGGGTGCAGCAGTATTTAAAAGAGCATGATCCGAAGTTTGTGAAGCTGATCATCTCTGACGGCGACGTGCAGAAAGTGATGGAGCAACTTCATCAGCGGGTCTATTGGGCGAATCCTCTGCTTGTCAGTCGCATGGGGGTCGGTGCGGTACCCAGTATCGTCTCTCAGCTAGGTCGGCATCTGCGGGTGGAGGAGGTGGCGATTCATGAATAA
- the lepB gene encoding signal peptidase I — translation MKLFNALSLLNVLKRAPTILDWLDRHRWTHVGLMLFCGAIITAGVIAPWYEVAARMSGSWPHHNFFLIQKGQPVGRGDLVAFIMRRDYVERVQPGHLHRDYADVGNRWMKRIVGVPGDHIVIKEDEVYINGQSVGRGFGIDRYGQRIDLASLPEVIPEGEYYVALPHPRSFDSRYYGLIRKADILGTVTPLI, via the coding sequence ATGAAGCTATTCAATGCATTATCGCTGCTGAACGTGCTCAAGCGGGCGCCGACAATCCTCGACTGGCTTGATCGGCATCGCTGGACGCATGTGGGGTTGATGTTGTTCTGTGGTGCGATTATTACTGCCGGCGTTATCGCCCCTTGGTATGAGGTCGCCGCTCGCATGAGCGGGAGTTGGCCGCACCATAACTTTTTCCTCATTCAAAAAGGGCAGCCCGTAGGACGAGGGGATCTCGTGGCGTTCATCATGCGGCGGGACTACGTGGAACGCGTGCAGCCAGGCCATTTACACCGTGACTATGCGGACGTGGGGAATCGGTGGATGAAACGAATCGTTGGAGTGCCGGGTGACCATATCGTGATCAAAGAGGACGAGGTCTATATCAACGGGCAATCCGTGGGGCGTGGATTTGGGATCGATCGTTACGGGCAACGGATCGATTTAGCGTCACTTCCGGAGGTTATTCCGGAAGGGGAATACTATGTGGCGCTGCCACACCCGCGGTCGTTCGACTCTCGGTACTATGGCCTAATTCGGAAGGCGGATATTCTCGGCACGGTGACACCACTCATCTAG
- the traC gene encoding type IV secretion system protein TraC produces MSTILEWKVKQLVDRTAISDWLPYEAWDDTNQVYRLDDGRIGVVFSSKPLLGLSEESIQKLTNLFESDLPIGTTFQFMLHASPIIEPYLDNHVILAQRGQAGERYVADARKTAEFYLHARDTQLTSNPPLRPRDFTVYVSVAFPTQETTAQGWEDERIHQAVSGIEGQLNTLGLLPERVGPLQLLSLLHVLLNPGHSWESRPPAYSDQLPIRDQAVRLDTKATLRTKMIELDGKFLKTLTVQSWPVQWHGGNNRELIGSLIRFTDQITCPFFLTLNVLKFDQVKAKGKLRKKHVIINQQASGFLLGLIPSLKFKLDHFNGVQAQLENGRQLIGSYFQVVLYGDTPRHVEEQTGALRALYRAKDINLQEDHFIGWKILMTGLPLGLPSDDKALIDGLRRMKTYHTEVPAHICPIVADWKGGGAPVVLLTSRSGQLITMDVFANQQTNYNMAIAATSGAGKSFFMNNWIKSYLGIGGQVWVIDAGFSYVKLVELLKGQYIQYGANAQRLCFNPFSKLVHWGSNAGGVDDPSDRADELATLKALHAQMASPSRPLSDVELSFIEEAIMRVLEGEGCEGCPDSVHKVLKSMTDPRARDLARVLASYAKGGMYSHLFNGANNVNFENDFVVLELDGLNEQKQLRSVILLQMQMNIQAVMYKKENRGRRKFVILDEAWDLLSQGGNTAAFFETGARRVRKSGGSMITITQGINDYYDKMRDVGRYLLENAEFVGLLKQKTESIAAFRNNGRIVLSEMEYRLLSSVTKTTEYSEIFMITPFGRGICRLTVPRETQLLFTTNPDELSMIDRVRKEGPKELSIDEAIQCIIAAERAQAGADNPRLA; encoded by the coding sequence ATGTCAACGATCCTTGAGTGGAAGGTAAAGCAGCTGGTCGATCGGACAGCCATCAGTGACTGGCTGCCCTATGAGGCTTGGGATGACACCAATCAGGTCTATCGATTGGATGATGGGCGCATCGGTGTGGTGTTTTCTAGCAAGCCCCTACTGGGATTGTCGGAAGAGTCTATTCAGAAGCTGACGAATCTCTTCGAGTCGGACCTGCCAATTGGAACCACGTTTCAATTCATGCTTCATGCGTCCCCCATTATCGAGCCATATCTGGACAATCACGTGATTCTGGCGCAACGAGGTCAGGCAGGGGAACGTTATGTAGCTGATGCGAGAAAGACCGCAGAGTTCTATCTGCATGCCAGAGATACACAACTGACGTCTAACCCACCTCTGCGCCCACGAGATTTCACGGTGTATGTATCCGTGGCGTTCCCAACGCAGGAAACGACGGCGCAAGGATGGGAAGACGAGCGGATTCATCAAGCGGTGTCGGGCATTGAGGGGCAATTGAACACGTTGGGATTATTGCCCGAGCGCGTAGGGCCGCTGCAATTATTGAGTCTCTTGCATGTGTTGCTCAATCCGGGCCACAGCTGGGAGAGTCGGCCGCCGGCGTACAGCGACCAACTGCCGATACGAGATCAGGCGGTCCGTCTCGATACGAAGGCGACGCTTCGCACCAAGATGATTGAACTGGACGGAAAGTTTCTCAAGACGCTGACTGTTCAGTCCTGGCCTGTGCAGTGGCATGGCGGGAACAATCGCGAGTTGATTGGGAGCTTGATCCGGTTCACCGATCAAATTACCTGTCCATTTTTTCTGACGCTGAATGTGTTGAAATTTGACCAGGTCAAAGCGAAAGGCAAGTTACGAAAGAAGCACGTCATTATTAATCAGCAGGCCAGTGGGTTTCTTCTGGGGCTCATTCCCTCCCTCAAGTTCAAATTGGATCATTTCAATGGCGTCCAAGCGCAACTTGAAAATGGCAGACAGCTCATAGGGTCCTATTTCCAGGTCGTTCTGTATGGGGATACACCGCGACATGTGGAGGAGCAGACAGGCGCCCTTCGGGCTCTCTATCGGGCGAAGGATATCAACTTGCAGGAAGATCACTTCATTGGATGGAAAATCCTTATGACGGGTCTACCCCTCGGACTACCGTCGGACGACAAAGCGCTCATTGATGGTCTGCGACGAATGAAGACTTACCATACCGAGGTCCCGGCGCATATTTGCCCCATTGTGGCTGACTGGAAGGGGGGAGGAGCTCCAGTGGTGCTGCTGACGTCTCGTTCAGGTCAATTGATCACCATGGATGTGTTCGCCAATCAACAGACGAATTACAACATGGCGATCGCAGCGACATCGGGGGCGGGTAAATCGTTCTTTATGAACAATTGGATCAAGAGCTACTTGGGTATTGGTGGCCAGGTGTGGGTCATCGATGCTGGCTTCAGCTACGTCAAACTTGTGGAGTTGCTCAAGGGGCAATACATCCAGTACGGCGCAAACGCTCAACGCCTTTGTTTTAATCCGTTCAGCAAACTTGTGCATTGGGGGAGTAATGCCGGCGGGGTTGACGATCCAAGTGACCGAGCCGATGAACTGGCGACCCTCAAAGCGTTGCACGCGCAAATGGCGTCACCTTCGCGCCCGCTCTCCGATGTCGAGCTCTCGTTCATCGAAGAGGCGATCATGCGCGTACTCGAAGGAGAGGGATGTGAGGGATGTCCGGATTCGGTACACAAGGTGTTGAAGAGCATGACTGATCCTCGAGCCAGAGATCTCGCGCGTGTGCTGGCTTCCTATGCGAAGGGGGGTATGTATTCCCATCTCTTCAACGGGGCGAACAACGTCAATTTTGAAAATGACTTTGTGGTGCTTGAACTCGACGGATTGAATGAACAGAAGCAGTTACGGTCAGTCATTCTCCTGCAGATGCAGATGAATATCCAGGCAGTGATGTACAAAAAGGAGAACCGTGGCCGGCGGAAATTCGTCATTCTAGATGAGGCGTGGGATTTGTTGTCTCAGGGAGGGAATACCGCTGCGTTTTTTGAAACCGGCGCGCGCCGGGTCCGGAAGTCCGGTGGCTCAATGATCACCATCACGCAGGGCATCAACGACTACTACGACAAGATGCGGGATGTTGGGCGCTATTTGCTTGAAAATGCGGAATTTGTGGGACTGCTCAAGCAAAAGACCGAAAGCATCGCGGCGTTTAGGAACAATGGGCGCATTGTATTGTCGGAAATGGAATACCGACTCCTGTCATCCGTCACAAAGACCACGGAGTACTCTGAGATTTTTATGATCACCCCATTTGGGAGAGGCATTTGCAGGCTAACCGTGCCGCGTGAGACACAGCTGTTGTTTACGACGAATCCGGATGAACTGTCGATGATTGATCGCGTGAGAAAAGAAGGACCAAAGGAGCTCTCCATCGATGAAGCTATTCAATGCATTATCGCTGCTGAACGTGCTCAAGCGGGCGCCGACAATCCTCGACTGGCTTGA
- a CDS encoding TraV family lipoprotein, whose product MMSGYIRRYITRGGSWYGLGSGVAMGLSVLLAGCGGYESNFSCKGYPDQATCESVSEAYEKRFSAGQKVTQYTKDQKGGGQDTSSSSGPGQVTPPMIFSGKTDSAIGKPVITPVSALRVTVFPWKDTKKRLHDQSRHYLIVDEPDFIFGHMAQGVSAGSSSGHGKDLYPRMGRMVEKRDGKRTPSGNAAANAMTENVPEVGQRSAPMSVNPLGSGGIMPQGFPQLPQTGASNYLTDDGPLPPQ is encoded by the coding sequence ATGATGTCTGGGTATATCAGGCGCTACATCACACGAGGCGGATCATGGTACGGCTTGGGATCTGGGGTAGCTATGGGCCTGTCTGTCCTTCTGGCGGGCTGTGGGGGCTATGAGTCTAATTTCAGTTGTAAGGGGTATCCGGATCAAGCGACGTGTGAGTCCGTCTCGGAAGCCTACGAGAAGCGGTTCTCTGCTGGGCAGAAGGTGACGCAGTACACGAAAGACCAAAAGGGCGGTGGACAAGACACCAGCTCAAGCTCTGGCCCTGGTCAGGTCACTCCTCCGATGATCTTCAGCGGCAAGACGGACAGCGCCATAGGCAAGCCGGTGATTACGCCGGTGTCGGCTCTTCGTGTGACGGTATTTCCATGGAAGGATACGAAAAAGCGCCTCCATGATCAGTCGCGGCACTATCTCATTGTCGACGAACCAGATTTTATTTTCGGACACATGGCGCAGGGGGTGAGTGCTGGGTCGAGTTCGGGGCATGGAAAGGATCTGTATCCGAGAATGGGGCGGATGGTCGAGAAACGAGACGGAAAGAGAACACCCAGTGGGAATGCGGCGGCGAACGCCATGACGGAGAATGTTCCTGAAGTTGGACAACGTTCGGCGCCGATGTCCGTGAACCCTCTTGGCTCGGGTGGCATCATGCCGCAGGGATTTCCTCAGCTCCCTCAGACCGGGGCGTCCAATTATCTGACCGATGATGGGCCGCTGCCACCCCAGTAG
- a CDS encoding DsbC family protein, whose translation MRRSYQQIIAGLVCAVCVSVAGESILRAETDDAVRPIKTVIEQKFPGMKVLRVSKTEIPGWLLVESDSDRVENYMYVHESGRYVLSGALFDIQMGRNVTQEYVRDRQQALLAGMDTSKTILLSPMQSKLERPVLVFDDPDCRFCQQFHPEVQKLVEAGVPVAVVLYPLVRTHPDAYRKSVAIWCAPDQAEALGRALMSKPVMGEVGACSHPIDENIKLGKRLGVNSTPMVFLPNGQSFAGYRPASEVLALLQIEAQQK comes from the coding sequence ATGAGACGATCCTATCAGCAGATAATCGCGGGGCTGGTGTGTGCCGTGTGTGTGTCGGTTGCGGGAGAGTCGATCCTGAGAGCCGAAACGGATGATGCCGTGAGGCCTATCAAAACGGTGATCGAGCAAAAGTTTCCTGGCATGAAAGTGTTGCGAGTGTCCAAGACGGAAATTCCTGGATGGCTCTTGGTGGAGAGCGACAGTGACCGGGTGGAAAACTATATGTACGTGCATGAGTCTGGGCGGTACGTGCTCTCCGGGGCACTCTTCGATATTCAAATGGGCCGAAATGTTACGCAAGAGTATGTGAGAGACCGTCAGCAGGCGCTCTTGGCCGGAATGGATACCTCGAAAACCATTCTGTTGTCTCCCATGCAATCGAAGTTGGAGCGTCCGGTGCTGGTCTTTGACGATCCAGACTGTCGGTTCTGTCAGCAGTTTCATCCGGAGGTGCAGAAGCTTGTTGAGGCAGGTGTTCCGGTGGCCGTGGTTCTGTATCCACTGGTACGGACGCATCCGGATGCCTATCGCAAGTCTGTCGCCATTTGGTGTGCTCCCGATCAAGCCGAGGCGCTGGGGCGCGCGCTGATGTCAAAACCAGTAATGGGTGAGGTAGGGGCTTGCAGTCATCCGATCGACGAGAACATCAAATTGGGGAAGCGTTTGGGAGTGAACTCCACCCCAATGGTGTTTTTGCCAAATGGACAATCGTTTGCCGGCTATCGTCCTGCCAGTGAAGTATTGGCTTTACTGCAGATAGAGGCCCAGCAGAAGTAG
- a CDS encoding TrbI/VirB10 family protein: MASIKPTESAILNPGDPIRPEKPAPSKLLAGVVLVGGFIVLSMVLQQFRGNQPGIVRGKSPAKTVSINREETDKEIYMKDAGARIEALEQQRDQMRRLLEQDGRDKTEIKTQLSDLQKRIESVARSGGVVSAGTKSGALPPLPPPLSANPVGGGSATPVSAMPVPKGPIPVQSTPKPAGGTLPAPGAGGGLTEGFQVFRPEIVPGAKKNEKKLWLNTGTIIPVKLLSGMDAPARSTGAQGGGASANSPYPVLMMVRDIMKLPNEARIDAKDCFLVGEGLGDLSSERVMIRGNALSCVKKNGEAVDIELKGFVSGEDGKQGMRGRVVLKEGALLGRTLLAGFVSGISRAFMPYQSGFFVAQSPSQAFNLPPAGPVAMSGMAGGAGRAAELLARHYSMMAASIFPVIEIDAQREVDFIVGTGRELEGFFQ, encoded by the coding sequence ATGGCATCGATTAAACCGACGGAGAGCGCGATTCTCAACCCTGGCGACCCGATTCGTCCAGAGAAACCCGCTCCATCCAAACTGCTCGCGGGAGTGGTTCTGGTGGGTGGGTTCATCGTGCTGAGCATGGTGCTTCAGCAATTCCGAGGGAATCAACCGGGGATTGTCCGTGGGAAGTCTCCAGCCAAGACCGTGTCGATCAATCGCGAGGAAACCGACAAAGAAATTTATATGAAAGACGCCGGGGCCAGGATCGAAGCGTTGGAGCAGCAGCGGGATCAAATGCGGAGATTGTTGGAGCAGGACGGACGAGACAAGACCGAGATTAAGACTCAGTTGAGTGACCTGCAGAAGCGGATTGAGTCAGTGGCGCGGTCTGGTGGCGTGGTCTCAGCCGGGACGAAGAGTGGCGCGTTGCCGCCGCTGCCGCCTCCGCTCAGTGCCAATCCCGTGGGTGGAGGAAGTGCGACGCCTGTCTCGGCCATGCCGGTTCCGAAAGGCCCCATTCCGGTGCAAAGCACCCCGAAACCGGCAGGCGGGACGCTACCGGCCCCTGGGGCCGGGGGCGGGTTGACCGAGGGGTTTCAGGTATTTCGGCCAGAGATAGTGCCTGGCGCCAAAAAGAACGAGAAGAAATTGTGGCTGAATACGGGGACGATTATTCCCGTCAAATTGCTTTCTGGCATGGATGCACCGGCCCGTTCGACGGGGGCGCAGGGTGGGGGCGCCTCCGCAAACAGTCCCTACCCGGTGCTGATGATGGTGCGTGACATCATGAAGCTCCCGAATGAGGCGAGGATTGATGCGAAGGACTGTTTCCTAGTGGGAGAAGGCTTGGGAGATTTGTCCTCGGAACGCGTGATGATTCGTGGCAATGCCTTGTCGTGCGTGAAGAAGAATGGGGAAGCGGTAGATATCGAATTGAAAGGGTTTGTGAGTGGGGAAGATGGCAAACAGGGAATGCGTGGGCGGGTTGTCTTGAAAGAGGGGGCATTGTTGGGTCGCACGCTGCTCGCTGGTTTTGTGTCAGGCATCTCCCGAGCCTTTATGCCCTACCAGTCCGGATTTTTCGTCGCACAAAGCCCGAGCCAAGCCTTCAACTTACCGCCGGCCGGGCCTGTGGCGATGTCGGGAATGGCCGGTGGTGCCGGTCGGGCGGCTGAATTGTTGGCTCGCCACTACAGCATGATGGCTGCCTCCATTTTCCCGGTGATTGAAATCGACGCGCAACGGGAAGTGGATTTCATCGTTGGGACAGGACGTGAGTTAGAGGGGTTCTTCCAGTAA
- a CDS encoding type-F conjugative transfer system secretin TraK, translated as MTSSVYRDSKHRAMAMCVLGLLLFLSWARSVGAAVVVGDEGATSLTLSGRDLNVLTFPAPITMATSSRADLKAKPEGRNLIVQVKTGPADLVVMAGEQTYVFEVGVSVSLGAQTISIEDRRVGTVVYDTDPARQAADYVDGLLETLQMAARGALPKGYRQTSIAEERYPKWLELKVVQGIEYRGPKYRVIVYRLVNTAGHKYTLREQEFLTGVQKAIALNREVVESGEEVVVYLLDDAPPEPPKPKPEPKVDPDAKS; from the coding sequence ATGACATCCAGCGTGTATCGAGACTCGAAGCACCGGGCGATGGCGATGTGCGTCCTTGGCCTGCTGTTGTTTCTGTCTTGGGCCAGGTCGGTAGGAGCTGCGGTGGTGGTTGGTGATGAGGGTGCGACGTCCCTCACATTGTCTGGAAGAGATTTGAACGTCCTGACCTTTCCTGCCCCGATTACCATGGCGACGAGCTCTAGGGCGGATCTCAAAGCGAAGCCGGAAGGGCGCAACTTGATTGTCCAGGTGAAGACTGGCCCCGCTGATCTGGTCGTGATGGCCGGCGAGCAAACCTACGTCTTTGAGGTCGGGGTGAGCGTGTCGTTAGGCGCGCAGACCATTAGTATTGAAGATAGGCGCGTGGGGACTGTGGTCTATGACACGGATCCTGCTCGCCAAGCCGCTGACTATGTGGATGGGCTACTCGAGACTTTGCAGATGGCTGCGCGGGGAGCGTTACCGAAAGGGTATCGGCAGACGTCGATTGCCGAAGAACGGTATCCGAAGTGGCTTGAGCTGAAGGTGGTGCAGGGAATCGAGTATCGAGGGCCGAAGTACCGGGTGATTGTGTATCGATTGGTGAATACCGCGGGACACAAATACACACTGCGGGAACAAGAATTCCTGACCGGGGTTCAAAAAGCAATCGCCTTAAATCGCGAGGTGGTCGAGTCAGGGGAAGAAGTGGTGGTGTACCTGCTGGATGACGCACCGCCTGAACCGCCCAAACCCAAGCCCGAGCCGAAAGTGGATCCAGACGCAAAAAGCTAA
- a CDS encoding TraE/TraK family type IV conjugative transfer system protein gives MTIELWKSKLHNAQVLNLVFAALATVLAVALVANGFFRQNVAVHVVPINPTQEYWANAMGGDEYYKKSIAMAMLPWIANVTPASVEFHHRQLLQWVPSSHYGLMSESLGAEAVYVKTNNLSRVFFVTASRVDGDVAVFEGIERRFVGKSEIREEEREYRISMRWDQGRPWVVGLSAAHLDRSRQDSQSDPAKG, from the coding sequence ATGACAATCGAGCTGTGGAAATCAAAATTGCATAACGCCCAGGTCTTGAATCTGGTGTTCGCCGCCCTGGCAACAGTATTAGCGGTGGCGTTGGTGGCGAACGGATTTTTTCGGCAGAACGTCGCGGTTCATGTGGTGCCGATCAATCCGACGCAGGAATATTGGGCGAACGCAATGGGCGGCGACGAGTATTACAAAAAGTCCATTGCCATGGCCATGTTGCCCTGGATTGCCAATGTCACGCCGGCCTCTGTTGAGTTTCACCATCGGCAGCTTCTGCAGTGGGTACCGTCAAGCCACTATGGGCTTATGTCAGAGTCTCTCGGGGCGGAGGCCGTGTACGTGAAGACCAACAATCTCAGTCGTGTGTTTTTTGTGACGGCTAGTCGTGTGGACGGGGACGTGGCCGTGTTCGAGGGCATTGAGCGCCGATTTGTGGGAAAGAGCGAGATACGGGAAGAGGAGCGGGAGTACCGTATCTCGATGCGGTGGGATCAGGGCAGGCCGTGGGTGGTTGGGCTCTCTGCGGCTCATTTAGATCGTTCACGGCAGGATAGTCAATCAGATCCGGCAAAGGGGTAG
- the traL gene encoding type IV conjugative transfer system protein TraL, whose protein sequence is MNGTFIPRYLDSLPQIFWWEIDELAVLFVCIFLGIVTKFLTYLIVVGIVSTLILSKMKNGKSEGFLFHWAYWSGVPTFQLTGSPHGTTREMME, encoded by the coding sequence ATGAACGGCACATTTATTCCACGATATCTCGATAGCCTGCCCCAGATCTTTTGGTGGGAGATTGATGAGTTGGCCGTGCTCTTTGTGTGCATCTTTCTCGGCATTGTGACGAAGTTCCTGACCTACCTGATAGTGGTGGGGATCGTGAGCACGTTGATTTTGTCGAAAATGAAGAACGGGAAATCCGAGGGATTCCTCTTCCATTGGGCCTATTGGTCTGGTGTGCCCACGTTTCAGCTGACGGGATCACCTCACGGAACAACCCGAGAGATGATGGAGTAA